The sequence TCTTCAATGATTCTTAAATTTGCGTTCAACATTAGGATTATAAGATTGGTTTTGTTGGTCGTACTCCAAAATTATATCTTATAGTCCTTTGTTTTTATTAGTTTTTCCTTAACTTAATGACATTGGGGGCCCGCCAAATGAATTAAAATTTTATACCAAAAGTGGCCAAAACATTTCCGGAAGTGTTTCGAATAGCGGCAGAAGCCCCATTTCCGGCATTTAAATCGTAGAAAACATAATCCGCTTTGTAGGTGCTGAAAACGTAGGCTACATCAAAGAAAAGGTGTTTACCCATGTAGCCACCACCCAGGGAAAAATTCATACGGTTGAAGTAAGAAGGGCCTGATTTATAAGGGTTTCCGAACAAAACTGCACCGGCACGGATACTCATATTGGCAATTTTCCATTCGGTACCCATGCGAATATTTCCGGTAGGGCGATACAAGTTGCGGGTATTTTGATTTTCGGTAGTAAAGCTATAACCATCATTTGCGCTAAGGCGAGCCAAGGGATAATAGATAAATTCGTAATCGGCTGTAATAAGTCCTAATTTACCGATAATAAAAGCTAAACCTCCGTTGAAACGAGGTGCTGTACTTAGGGTGTAATTGTAGCTTCCATTGGGCGAATTGTAGATGTATTGAGCAGTATCGAGATTTGAGCTCATGCTATTATAATAGGTATCGGCCATTTGGTAGATGGTTGGGGAGATGGCCGAAGCGCCTAATCTAAACCAGTTAGAAGGTCGGTAAATAAGACCGAATTTTACATTAAAACCGCTTCCTTGGGTTTTTAGGTAACGGGCATAGGAAAAATTGTCGAAGCCATTGTAGGCGAATTTCGCATCGGTTTCGGAGTAGGTTGTTTTTTCGGTATATCGAATACGGCTGATGCCAACTCCCAGGCCAAGGTGCAATTTATTAGCCACATTGGTGCCAAAGGTGAAATTAGTTTCTCCGATTCGGCCAATAGTTTCAAGTCGAAAGCTTTGGGTATTTCCGCTAGATTGAACCACGGAGGTGTAGTGGTCGGCCAAGACGGAATCGGGGTTGAGCAGATAGGTTTGATAGGCTAAATTTTCGTTGAATAGGTAGCTGCCTTGGGAGTTAAGGACATCGGTAGAAGTTCCATTTCCACGGTTTAAGTTTTCCAGGTAACTATCCATTAGGGAAGAGCTGGAATTTGGGTTTTCGGAAAATAGGTTTTGGTGAAAATTACCTAGACGTGTGTAGGTAAGACCAAGGCTAAAGCTTTGTATACCTTTATTGGGATCTTTGCTCCATTTATTTCCGAAAGTTCCTATAAAACCCCAGGAGCCAATATTGAGGTTTAATTTCAGATCGGAAGTTTGATTGCCGGCAAAGTTGGAGGAAGCTGAAATGCCATAGATGGCCGGTGTAAATTGAAATTGTGAGCTTCGGTTTGCAGCGATACCAGCAGGATTGGTGGCTGCGGAGGTCATATCTACTCCAAGAGCGGTAAATGCACCACCCAAGCTTTGAAAACGGGCTGTACCTACTACATCAACTGAAGAGTAACGAAGAGCATCTACTTCATTTTGGGCAAAGATGGTACCTGAGAGCAGGCAAAATCCTGCCACGATCAACTGCTTTTTCATGTGATTACTTTTCTAAAATTTGTCAAGTTTATTATCTTCCACCTCTGCGTGTACCACCGGAGTTTCCGCCACTTCTGGATCCACCTCCAAAGCTTCCTCCGGAGTTTCCGCCACCGCTGCCACCTCTAAAACCACCTCCATTGTTGAAACTACCACCGCTAGGTGCTTGGTTTTGATAGTTTCCACCGCCATTACTTCCACGTGGGGTTGGATTTGATGGTGCTTGTTGGTAGTTTCCGCCGTTGTTGCGGTTTCCACCGTTGTTGTAGCCACCGTTGTTGGGAGCTTGAGGTTGTTGTTGGTAACCACCTCCGTTGTTGCGGTTTCCACCGTTGTTGTAGCCACCGTTGTTGGGGGCTTGAGGTTGTTGTTGGTAACCACCTCCGTTGTTGCGGTTTCCACCGTTGTTGTAGCCACCGTTGTTGGGGGCTTGAGGCTGTTGTTGGTAACCACCGCCGTTGTTACGGTTTCCGCCGTTGTTGTAGCCACCATTATTGGGGTTGTAGCCGTTGTTGTTGGAGCGGTTAGGGTTTTCGTTTTGGTTATAATAATCCTGGTTATTGGAATTTCCGTTGTTTCGAGTGCCGTTATCGGGGCGGGTATACACGTTAGGGTTTGAATTGTAGTTTCCTTGGTTATTGTTGCCGTTGTTTCTGGAATTTGGGCTGGTATATTGATCGGGTCTGCTGGCGTTGGGTGTGTAAGGTCTGGAGTAATTGTCGTTACCTCCGGCCTGATTTAAGCCATAAGGCCTATTGTTAGAAGGGGTTTTTGTTCCGGTAGTTGGGTTGGAATTGGAAGGGGTTCCGGAATTGTTGTTATTGGAATTAGGTGTTTTATTGGCATTATCGTATGCGTCGGGTGAGTTTGATGCATTCGGGTTTTTATTGGTTGCATTCGGAGAGGAAGAGTACCCGCCCGGGCCTGGTTTATTTTGGTTTGGATTAGAGGGATTGTTGGTAGTATTTGGTGTTTTACCTTGGGTCGCATTTGGACTAACGGTATAGTTGTCGGAAGGGTTTTTAGGGCTGGAATTGGAATTTCCAACCGGATTTTTACTATTTAAAGTAGGGTTACCTTTGGTTCCCACTCCATTTGTTCCATTCACTACATTACCTTTATATCCATCCGTAGGCATTGGAACTTTGTCTTTTAGTGCCTGATATTTATCCCCGAAGGTTGTGAATTGAGTGTTTTTGATACCGGGTTTAGAGCTAAGGGAAGCAGATCGGTGACCATAGTAGAAATTGCTATTTCTGTCATAGCTGTTGTAGTAATTATAAGTAGAGTTGTTTAAACCGTCATAATAACCATTCCAATAGCCATTGTTGTAGCCGTTGTTATAGCCATTCCAATAGCTGCCGTAACCATAACCATAATAGCCGGGGTATCCCCAGTAGGAATGGTAAGGACTTCCCCAGTAATTCCAGCTATTCCAGGGGTTATAGCCGTAGTATGGGTTTCCCCAACCGCAGCTCCAGCAATTCCAGGAGTTCCATCCCCATCCTGTACCATAGGAGATGGTAACGGAAGGTCCCCACCAGCTATAGGTACTATAGATACTAGTGCCATAGTAGAAAGGGTCGTAGTTGTAGTAATACATATTGGTGTAATAGTTATCATAGTAGCCATAGCTATAAACCGGGTTGTAAAATCTTCGAATTCGGGAAGAATAGGAGTAATCGTAATAATCGTCGTAGTAATTATTAGTTACATAGGTATTACCTCCATTTTGATTGTTGGAGGTATTATAATTAGAGTCGTAATAGTCGGCATTTCCGTTGGAGTTGTTGTTGGAATAATTCCCATTTTGGTTATCTCCGTTAGAATTGTATTGGTTGGGGTTGGAATCGGAACTTCCTGAATTGTTTTGATTCGGGGAAGAATAATTGTTGGCCTGTTGTTGCCCTGGACGGTAATAAACATCGTCGTTGCTGGGGTAATTGTTGGTAACATAAGTTGTTTTGCAAGAACTTAATGTTACTGCCAAAGCGGCTAAAAAAAGGAGATTTTTCATTGTTAGGGTCCTCCTGACAGATTTATTGGTAAAGTTGGCTAATGCTTTTCTACTTTTGTGACGCAATTTTATTTACAAAGACTATACCAAACTAAAAACATGGCTAAAGATTTTACGAAAAGAAGCGAAGATTACAGCAAATGGTACAATGAGTTAGTATTGAGGGCTGATATGGCGGAGAATTCGGATGTGCGTGGTTGCATGGTAATAAAACCATACGGATATGCTATTTGGGAGATTATGCAACAAACCCTTGATAAGATGTTTAAGGATACAGGCCATGTGAATGCCTATTTTCCGTTGTTTATTCCAAAAAGTTTTTTGGAAAAGGAGGAAGGTCATGCGGAAGGATTTGCAAAAGAATGTGCGGTGGTTACACATTATAGATTAAAAGTGAATCCGGAGAAGAAAGGTAGTTTGATAGTGGATCCTAATTCTAAGTTGGAGGAGGAATTGATAGTGCGTCCAACTTCCGAAACCATTATTTGGAATACTTACAGGGGTTGGGTTCAGTCATATCGTGATTTGCCAATACTGGTAAATCAATGGGCGAATGTAGTTCGTTGGGAAATGCGAACTCGATTGTTTTTGCGTACTGCTGAATTTCTTTGGCAGGAGGGGCATACTGCTCATGCAACGGCAGAAGAAGCTATTCAGGAAACGGAGCGTATGTTGGATGTTTATGCAGATTTTGCTGAAAATTGGTTAGCAATTCCTGTTGTAAAAGGGGTAAAAACTCCCAATGAGCGTTTTGCAGGTGCCTTAGAGACCTATTGCATTGAAGCCATGATGCAGGATGGGAAAGCCTTGCAAGCCGGTACTTCTCACTTTTTAGGACAGAATTTTGCCAAGGCATTCGATGTGAAATTTTCGAATAAAGAAGGGCGGCAAGATTATGTTTGGGCTACTTCATGGGGAGTTTCAACCCGATTAATGGGAGCCTTGGTAATGACTCACAGCGATGACAATGGATTGGTTTTGCCTCCGAAATTAGCACCGACCCAAGTAGTAATTGTACCAATTTATAAGGGGCAGGATCAATTGGAATCTATCTCCAAAAAAGCAAAAGAGATAAAAGCCAAATTGGAAGCTAAAGGTATACGTGTAAAGTACGATGATAGGGATAATCAAACACCTGGCTGGAAGTTTGCCGATTATGAGTTTAAAGGAGTTCCACTTCGAATTGCCATTGGTCCGCGTGATATGGAAAATGGTACAGTGGAATTGGCCCGTCGTGACACATTAACCAAATCAGTGCACCAACAAGCTGATTTGGAAGATTTGATACCCGGTTTATTAGTAGAGATTCAAGATAGTTTGTTTAATAAAGCCCTGACAAAGAGAACCGAAAATACATTCAGGGTAGATAGTTATGAAGAGTTTAAGGCTATTTTGGAAAAAGGTGGATTTATTATGGCCCATTGGGATGGGACACCCGAAACCGAAGAGAAGATAAAGGAAGAAACCAAAGCAACTATTCGTTGTATTCCTTTGGATAGTCAATCGGAAGAAGGTAAGTGTATCTATTCCGGCAAACCATCGGCCAAGCGAGTATTGTTTGCCAGAGCGTATTAGTAATTATGCTTAGGGTTGACACAAAGAATCCGTTATTGCGGCTATTGGTTGTGGTTTATGGATGGATTTTCGGCCTTTTGTTTTATTGCATTTGTCTAGTTTGGCGAAGTACAGTTAGGTTAGAAGGGAAGGAAGGGCGAGACCTACTTCTTAAGGAAAGGTATGTGTTGGTTTTATGGCATGAAGATTTAATCTTGTTTTTCCTGGCATTTTCAAATTTGCCCAATCAAATTTGGATGAACCATCCGGCTTGGTTTATGAAGCCTATTCATGTTACACTTTATTTGATGGGAGTGCGTAACCTGGCACTTGGAAGTTCTGGAAATTCGGGGCAACTGGCCTTAGAAAAGGTTGTTCAAGGCTTACATCAAGGTCTAAGCACGGTAGTAGCTGTAGATGGTCCGGCAGGACCTCCCAAAGTAATGAAGCCCGGCGCTATGCGGATGTCCTTACTTTCAGGAGTTCCCTTGCGGACGCTCCGGTTTGAGTGTTCCCGATTTTTTCGTGTGGGGGGGTGGGATCGCAAACGGGTGCCATATCCATTTAGTCAAGTTGATATTCGGATTGGAAATTCAGAATTCATTAAGGAGGAGTCAGAAATAACCAAGGAAAGGATGGAATCCGTTTTAACTCCTAATTAGGTTTTATTTAGCATAGCCAAGCTATTCTAGAAGAGGTGAAGTGTTTATTGGTTAAAGTGAAACCAATAAATATTCGACAAGGAAAAAGGAAAAGG is a genomic window of Bacteroidia bacterium containing:
- the proS gene encoding proline--tRNA ligase, whose translation is MAKDFTKRSEDYSKWYNELVLRADMAENSDVRGCMVIKPYGYAIWEIMQQTLDKMFKDTGHVNAYFPLFIPKSFLEKEEGHAEGFAKECAVVTHYRLKVNPEKKGSLIVDPNSKLEEELIVRPTSETIIWNTYRGWVQSYRDLPILVNQWANVVRWEMRTRLFLRTAEFLWQEGHTAHATAEEAIQETERMLDVYADFAENWLAIPVVKGVKTPNERFAGALETYCIEAMMQDGKALQAGTSHFLGQNFAKAFDVKFSNKEGRQDYVWATSWGVSTRLMGALVMTHSDDNGLVLPPKLAPTQVVIVPIYKGQDQLESISKKAKEIKAKLEAKGIRVKYDDRDNQTPGWKFADYEFKGVPLRIAIGPRDMENGTVELARRDTLTKSVHQQADLEDLIPGLLVEIQDSLFNKALTKRTENTFRVDSYEEFKAILEKGGFIMAHWDGTPETEEKIKEETKATIRCIPLDSQSEEGKCIYSGKPSAKRVLFARAY